Proteins encoded within one genomic window of Brassica rapa cultivar Chiifu-401-42 chromosome A09, CAAS_Brap_v3.01, whole genome shotgun sequence:
- the LOC103838739 gene encoding F-box/kelch-repeat protein At5g42350, which produces MMISEKPLGEESIRKDLEGLTVSKRLVKSVSQKLKKKISKPEVVEEDEVDARGGGGAVNCLNISGRGVGCKVADTGDDFEDKRWSSASEGLTATTICGTEETRLDCFSYGVKEMLFFKKHNNRKYLEPEHHHHHVFLPDDILELCLMRLPLTSLMNAHLVCKKWRHMATTQRFLQLRRQGSFQSPWLFLFAGSSSGDIHGYDVSQDKWHRVESDVLKGRFMYSVTSIHEEVYVIGGRSEDRNSFKTHRGVLVFSPLTKSWRKIKSMRHARTLPVVGATHVSSELSSLQQSQRFHRSSRESDVYEDPHRFSVRRSQAADQTGTTVVSHRSTRLKLNASKRFVLIAIGGSGLFDEPLDSGEIYDSATNTWSEIQRLPMDFGVVSCGIICNGIFYAYSENDKLSGYDIERGFWIGIQTSPIPPRVHEFYPKLISCNNRLFMLSVSWCDEGDGQIGRRNKAVRKLWELDLVYLTWTEVSVHPDAPMDWNATYVSDQNILMGVEMFKIFGQVLGFFTVCDVSREEVSWRHVSRNQRSQKLNRSCMNKTIALLHL; this is translated from the coding sequence atgatgatCTCTGAGAAACCATTGGGAGAGGAGTCAATCCGGAAGGATCTAGAAGGTTTAACAGTGTCAAAGCGCCTTGTGAAAAGTGTTAGCCAGAAGCTGAAGAAAAAGATCTCTAAACCCGAGGTGgtggaagaagatgaagtggatgccagaggaggaggaggagctgtGAATTGTCTAAACATTAGTGGTAGAGGTGTTGGCTGCAAAGTTGCTGACACGGGAGATGATTTCGAGGATAAGAGATGGTCCAGTGCTAGTGAGGGCTTGACCGCCACCACCATCTGCGGAACCGAAGAAACGAGGCTGGATTGCTTTTCCTATGGAGTCAAAGAGATGTTGTTCTTTAAGAAGCATAACAACAGAAAATACCTAGAACCAgagcaccaccaccaccacgtaTTCCTCCCTGATGATATTCTCGAGTTGTGCTTGATGCGGCTTCCTTTGACCAGCCTAATGAACGCCCACCTCGTTTGCAAGAAATGGCGGCACATGGCCACCACGCAGCGGTTCCTCCAGCTGAGACGCCAAGGCTCCTTTCAGTCCCCGTGGCTCTTTCTCTTCGCTGGCTCTTCCTCTGGGGACATTCACGGGTACGACGTGTCTCAGGACAAATGGCATAGGGTTGAATCCGATGTGCTTAAAGGGAGGTTTATGTACTCGGTGACGAGCATCCATGAGGAGGTTTATGTAATCGGAGGCCGTTCCGAGGATAGAAACTCTTTCAAGACACACAGAGGGGTTCTTGTGTTCAGCCCTTTAACCAAATCGTGGCGTAAAATCAAGTCTATGAGACACGCTAGAACGCTTCCCGTTGTCGGCGCCACTCATGTTTCTTCAGAGCTGTCCTCCTTACAACAGAGTCAACGCTTTCACCGGTCATCAAGAGAATCGGATGTTTACGAAGACCCTCACAGATTCTCCGTCAGACGCAGCCAGGCGGCTGATCAAACCGGGACTACTGTTGTATCCCACAGATCAACAAGACTGAAACTCAACGCCTCCAAGAGATTCGTGCTCATTGCAATCGGAGGGTCTGGATTGTTTGATGAGCCGCTCGATTCCGGTGAGATATACGACTCAGCGACAAACACCTGGTCTGAAATACAGAGACTTCCCATGGATTTTGGAGTTGTGTCTTGCGGGATCATATGCAATGGAATCTTCTACGCTTACTCTGAGAACGATAAGCTATCAGGGTACGACATAGAGAGAGGCTTCTGGATTGGGATCCAAACATCTCCAATCCCTCCTCGGGTTCATGAGTTTTACCCTAAGCTCATCTCCTGCAACAACCGGCTGTTCATGCTTTCGGTCTCGTGGTGCGATGAAGGGGATGGTCAGATTGGGAGGAGAAACAAAGCGGTGAGGAAGCTCTGGGAGTTGGATCTTGTGTACCTTACGTGGACTGAGGTTTCGGTTCACCCTGACGCACCGATGGATTGGAACGCCACGTATGTTTCAGACCAGAACATACTAATGGGAGTTGAGATGTTCAAGATCTTTGGGCAGGTGTTGGGTTTCTTCACTGTATGCGATGTATCAAGGGAAGAAGTCTCGTGGAGACATGTTTCGAGGAACCAGAGGAGTCAGAAACTTAATCGATCTTGTATGAACAAGACCATTGCCTTGCTTCATCTctga
- the LOC103838740 gene encoding germin-like protein subfamily 1 member 11, which translates to MAMKSLSFLAILSLLALTLPLVISSDPSPLQDFCIGVNNPANGVFVNGKFCKDPKLATADDFFFAGLHNARAVTNAVGSNVTAVNVNNLPGLNTLGISLVRIDYGVQGQNPPHTHPRATEILVLQEGTLFVGFVSSNGDGNRLFTKTLKQGDVFVFPEGLIHFQFNVGRSPAVAFAALSSQNPGVITIANTVFGSNPPINPNVLARAFQLDAKVVMDLQNKF; encoded by the exons ATGGCAATGAAGAGTCTCTCCTTTCTTGCGATTCTATCTCTTCTGGCCTTAACACTTCCATTAGTCATTTCCTCTGACCCAAGCCCCCTTCAAGACTTTTGTATTGGCGTCAACAACCCAGCAAATGGCG TTTTTGTGAACGGAAAGTTTTGCAAGGACCCAAAGCTCGCGACGGCGGATGACTTCTTTTTCGCAGGGCTTCACAATGCAAGAGCAGTAACTAATGCAGTCGGTTCAAATGTGACAGCCGTCAATGTTAACAACCTTCCAGGATTAAACACCCTTGGAATCTCTCTTGTCCGTATAGACTATGGAGTGCAAGGGCAGAACCCGCCTCATACTCACCCACGTGCCACCGAGATCCTGGTTCTCCAAGAAGGAACACTTTTTGTAGGTTTTGTCTCATCAAATGGAGACGGAAATCGCCTCTTCACCAAAACACTGAAGCAAGGTGATGTATTTGTGTTTCCAGAAGGACTCATCCATTTCCAGTTTAACGTGGGGCGGTCTCCAGCGGTTGCATTCGCTGCTTTGAGCAGCCAAAACCCGGGTGTTATCACTATTGCCAACACCGTGTTTGGGTCTAACCCACCTATAAACCCGAATGTTCTTGCTAGGGCTTTCCAGTTGGATGCTAAGGTTGTCATGGATCTACAGAACAAGTTCTGA
- the LOC103838741 gene encoding alkaline phosphatase D → MAASSNLHYILLSLWCFSFLSTATAEDSPIITRIAFGSCANQSAPQPIWEAINKYDPQVFIWLGDNIYGDIRKPNRLFGKERTIGPWRNSPRFVPSSEEEMKVRYAKAKANPGYSRLLRNARVVGTWDDHDYGLNDAGKEFDRKAINQRLMLDFLDEPLDSPRRKQAGVYASYTFGPSNKRVKVIVLDTRYHRDPLRSDGSILGDTQWGWLEEELRGPHSEITIIASSVQVISNLSATTGPLFYMESWGRFPKERKRLFQLIDDTKRNGVIFISGDVHFGEITRYDCAVGYPLYDVTSSGLVQSVEKVFPRPLRFIVRLLFWYTPNTMRVTNDNCRYKSCTYGQQNFGAISIDWDANPATVRLEIRDVNGLTALSTNVSLSELQPRGSKSLTDPTTKGKSQRHCTLEAELQGITRYRLAVLVYFIITVLVMALVGLLIGVVLTITACVYKCKVD, encoded by the exons ATGGCTGCTTCTTCCAATCTCCATTACATCCTTCTCTCCTTGTGGTGCTTTTCGTTCCTCTCTACGGCGACAGCAGAAGATTCTCCGATCATCACTCGTATCGCTTTCGGATCATGCGCCAATCAAAGCGCTCCACAG CCGATTTGGGAAGCGATCAACAAGTACGATCCACAAGTGTTCATTTGGCTGGGTGACAACATCTACGGAGACATCAGAAAACCTAACAGATTGTTTGGGAAAGAGAGAACCATTGGGCCGTGGAGGAACTCTCCGAGGTTCGTGCCTTCCTCAGAGGAAGAAATGAAGGTGAGATACGCCAAGGCCAAGGCTAACCCTGGCTACTCTCGCCTCCTTAGAAACGCTAGAGTTGTCGGCACTTGGGATGACCATGACTACGGTTTGAACGACGCGGGGAAAGAGTTTGATCGTAAAGCCATTAACCAGAGACTCATGCTTGATTTCTTGGATGAGCCTCTTGATAGCCCAAGGAGAAAGCAAGCTGGAGTTTATGCTTCTTATACGTTTGGTCCATCTAACAAGAGAGTCAAG GTTATAGTTTTGGATACTAGATATCATAGAGACCCTTTGCGTAGTGACGGGAGTATCTTGGGTGATACTCAGTGGGGATGGCTTGAGGAAGAGTTAAGAGGTCCTCACAGCGAGATTACTATCATAGCTTCCTCTGTTCAG GTAATATCAAATCTTTCGGCTACCACTGGACCACTCTTTTATATGGAATCGTGGGGCCGTTTCCCAAAGGAAAGAAAACGTCTTTTCCAACTTATAGATGATACCAAGAGAAATGGAGTGATATTCATCAGTGGAGATGTTCATTTCGGAGAGATCACGAGATACGATTGTGCTGTTGGTTACCCTTTATATGATGTCACCTCCAGTGGTCTTGTGCAGTCTGTTGAGAAAGTTTTCCCTCGTCCCTTGCGTTTCATCGTTAGGCTTCTCTTTTGGTATACACCAAACACGATGAGAGTTACTAATGATAACTGCAGATATAAATCTTGCACTTACG GGCAACAAAATTTTGGAGCAATATCGATAGATTGGGATGCAAATCCGGCGACCGTAAGGCTCGAGATCAGAGATGTTAATGGACTCACAGCACTAAGCACAAATGTCTCACTATCCGAACTCCAACCGCGAGGCTCAAAGTCCTTGACAGATCCAACGACAAAGGGAAAGTCCCAACGGCATTGCACCCTTGAAGCTGAGTTGCAAGGAATAACCAGATACAGATTGGCAGTTCTCGTCTACTTCATCATTACTG TCTTGGTAATGGCGTTAGTTGGACTGCTCATTGGAGTTGTGCTGACCATAACAGCATGCGTTTATAAATGCAAGGTCGACTGA
- the LOC103838742 gene encoding calcium-binding protein CML37 — MTLANIKKSPLARLRSKLSSRKSESSVDEEEARSSTSSNRSSSLNVDELRTVFDYIDANSDGKISGTELQNCVSLLGGALSSREAEEVVKISDVDGDGLMDFEEFLKLMEGEDGSDEERRKELREAFRMYVTEGEEFITAASLRRTLSRLGESCTVDACKVMIRGFDQNGDGVLSFDEFLLMMR; from the coding sequence ATGACTCTTGCAAACATCAAGAAATCTCCCTTGGCTAGACTGCGCAGTAAGCTATCCTCAAGAAAATCAGAATCGTCCGTGGACGAAGAGGAAGCGAGAAGCAGCACCAGCAGCAACAGAAGCAGCTCGTTAAATGTGGACGAGCTAAGAACCGTGTTTGACTACATAGACGCGAACTCGGACGGGAAAATCTCCGGGACCGAGCTGCAGAACTGCGTCAGCCTCTTGGGCGGCGCGTTGTCTTCGCGCGAGGCGGAGGAGGTCGTGAAGATCTCAGACGTCGACGGCGACGGGCTTATGGATTTCGAGGAGTTTTTGAAGCTGATGGAAGGAGAAGACGGTAGCGACGAGGAGAGGAGGAAGGAGCTGAGAGAGGCTTTCCGGATGTACGTGACGGAGGGGGAAGAGTTTATTACGGCGGCGAGTTTACGGAGGACGCTGAGTCGACTCGGGGAGTCGTGTACGGTTGATGCATGTAAGGTGATGATCCGTGGGTTTGATCAGAACGGTGATGGAGTTCTCAGCTTCGACGAGTTTCTTCTGATGATGCGATGA
- the LOC103838743 gene encoding stromal processing peptidase, chloroplastic, with amino-acid sequence MASSSSSIFTGVKFSPILAPLNSRDSRRSGFIKDSRSKVRFNPAAHHRVRVEAQSLIPYNGLWAKQTTNKGRWKRNIVLGERVTQPSLSQGRSFCLTCRKTQPGIRRRSLPGAFVDASSFPLSRKSSSLGKPSQIVRATVGPDEPHAAGTAWPDGIVEERQDVELLPPEIDAAELEAFLGCELPSHPKLHRGQLKNGLRYLILPNKVPPNRFEAHMEVHVGSVDEEDDEQGIAHMIEHVAFLGSKKREKLLGTGARSNAYTDFHHTVFHIHSPTHTKDSEDDLFPSVLDALNEIAFHPKFLSSRVEKERRAILSELQMMNTIEYRVDCQLLQHLHSENKLGKRFPIGLEEQIKKWDVDKIRKFHERWYFPANATLYIVGDIDNIPRIVHNIEAVFGKTGLDNEATPTSSTPGAFGAMANFLVPKLPAGLGGTFSQERTNTADQSKIIKRERHAIRPPVEHNWSLPGTSVDLKPPQIFKHELLQNFAINMFCKIPVSKVQTFGDLRNVLMKRIFLSALHFRINTRYKSSNPPFTSVELDHSDSGREGCTVTTLTVTAEPKNWQNAVKVAVQEVRRLKEFGVTKGELTRYMDALLKDSEHLAAMIDNVSSVDNLDFIMESDALGHTVMDQTQGHETLVAVAGTVTLEEVNTVGAKVLEFVSDFGKPTAPLPAAIVACVPTKMHGEGVDESDFNITPSEILDSVKSGLLAPIEAEPELEVPKELISQSQLQELTLQRNPCFVPIPGSGVTKLHDKETGITQLRLSNGIPVNFKISQTESRAGVMRLIVGGGRAAETSDSKGAVVVGVRTLSEGGRVGDFSREQVELFCVNHLINCSLESTEEFIAMEFRFTLRDNGMQAAFQLLHMVLEHSVWLEDAFDRARQLYLSYYRSIPKSLERATAHKLMTAMLNGDERFIEPTPKSLQSLNLESVKDAVMSHFVGENMEVSIVGDFSEEEIERCVLDYLGTVKASHDSAKPLGSEPIVFRQPTDGLQFQQVFVKDTDERACAYIAGPAPNRWGFTVDGDDLFQSVSKHSVAHDGLLKSEDQLLDGSDRELQKKLRSHPLFFGISMGLLAEIINSRLFTTVRDSLGLTYDVSFELNLFDRLNLGWYVISVTSTPGKVFKAVDACKSVLRGLHSNQIAPRELDRAKRTLLMRHEAELKSNAYWLNLLAHLQASSVPRKELSCIKELTSLYEAASIEDIYVAYNQLKVDEDSLYSCIGIAGAQAGEDVTALSEEEEPEDSFSGVLPVGRGSSMTTRPTT; translated from the exons ATGgcctcatcctcctcctccattTTCACCGGCGTCAAGTTCTCCCCGATCCTAGCTCCTCTCAACTCCCGAGATAGCCGCCGCTCTGGATTTATCAAAGATAGCCGCAGCAAAGTTAGGTTTAATCCCGCCGCGCACCACCGTGTTCGCGTCGAAGCTCAGTCTCTAATCCCTTACAACGGTCTTTG GGCGAAGCAAACTACGAACAAGGGACGTTGGAAGAGGAATATTGTTCTGGGGGAGAGAGTTACTCAGCCATCGCTTTCTCAGGGACGTAGTTTCTGTCTTACCTGTAGAAAGACTCAACCAGGGATCAGAAGAAGATCGTTACCAGGAGCTTTCGTGGACGCTTCTTCATTTCCTTTGTCCAGGAAGTCTTCTTCTCTG GGCAAACCTTCTCAGATTGTAAGAGCAACTGTTGGACCAGATGAGCCACATGCTGCTGGTACAGCCTGGCCAGATGGTATTGTTGAGGAGAGACAAGATGTGGAGCTATTGCCTCCTGAGATTGATGCGGCAGAGCTGGAAGCGTTTCTTGGTTGTGAACTTCCTTCTCATCCCAAGTTGCACCGGGGTCAGTTGAAAAATGGGCTTCGGTATCTTATTTTGCCTAACAAAGTTCCTCCAAACAG ATTTGAGGCACACATGGAAGTTCATGTAGGGTCGGTtgatgaggaagatgatgagCAAGGCATTGCTCATATGATAGAACATGTTGCGTTTCTTGGGAGCAAGAAACGTGAGAAACTTCTTGGTACAGGTGCCCGCTCTAATGCCTACACTGATTTCCACCATACAGTGTTTCATATCCATTCTCCAACGCACACAaag GACTCTGAGGACGACCTCTTTCCATCGGTGCTCGACGCCTTGAATGAG ATAGCTTTTCACCCCAAATTCCTCTCTTCTCGAGTTGAGAAAGAAAGGCGAGCCATACTTTCAGAACTTCAGATGATGAATACCATTGAGTATCGTGTTGACTGCCAG TTGTTGCAACATCTTCATTCTGAGAACAAGTTGGGTAAAAGGTTCCCTATTGGATTGGAAGAGCAGATTAAGAAGTGGGATGTTGACAAAATCAGGAAATTCCACGAGCGATGGTACTTCCCAGCGAATGCCACGTTATATATTGTGGGAGACATTGACAATATACCTCGGATTGTCCACAATATTGAA GCTGTGTTTGGAAAAACTGGTTTGGATAATGAGGCAACACCCACTTCTTCTACGCCTGGTGCCTTCGGTGCCATGGCTAATTTTCTTGTCCCGAAGCTACCAGCTGGTCTTGGTGGAACCTTTTCCCAAGAGAGAACAAATACTGCTGATCAATCCAAGATCATTAAAAGAGAAAGACATGCAATTCGTCCTCCGGTGGAGCATAATTGGTCGCTTCCTGGAACCAGTGTTGATCTTAAGCCTCCGCAGATATTTAAGCATGAGCTTCTTCAAAATTTTGCAATCAACATGTTCTGCAAG ATACCTGTAAGCAAGGTTCAGACATTTGGTGACCTGCGAAATGTTCTGATGAAAAGAATATTTCTCTCTGCTCTACATTTTCGAATTAACACAAGATACAAG AGTTCAAATCCGCCATTTACCTCAGTCGAACTGGACCATAGTGATTCAGGAAGGGAAGGATGCACTGTTACGACTCTTACTGTCACCGCAGAGCCCAAAAATTGGCAAAATGCTGTAAAAGTTGCTGTCCAAGAG GTTCGAAGACTCAAAGAATTTGGTGTTACCAAGGGTGAACTTACACGTTACATGGATGCTCTTTTAAAAGATAGCGAACATCTTGCAGCTATGATTGATAATGTGTCGTCTGTTGATAACCTGGACTTTATAATGGAAAGTGATGCACTAGGTCACACGGTTATGGATCAGACGCAAGGACATGAGACCTTGGTTGCTGTCGCTGGGACTGTTACGCTTGAAGAG GTAAACACTGTTGGCGCCAAGGTATTAGAATTTGTTTCTGATTTTGGAAAGCCCACTGCACCTCTTCCTGCAGCAATAGTTGCTTGTGTTCCCACAAAAATGCATGGCGAGGGGGTTGATGAGAGTGATTTCAATATAACTCCCAGCGAAATATTGGATTCTGTCAAATCAGGATTACTAGCACCCATTGAAGCTGAGCCTGAG TTAGAGGTGCCAAAAGAATTGATCTCTCAATCACAATTACAAGAGTTAACCTTGCAGCGAAACCCATGTTTTGTCCCTATTCCTGGGTCAGGCGTAACCAAATTGCATGACAAAGAGACCGGCATCACTCAGCTTCGCCTATCCAATGGGATACCTGTAAATTTCAAG ATATCACAGACCGAGTCTCGGGCCGGTGTCATGCGGCTTATTGTTGGTGGTGGCCGAGCTGCTGAAACATCAGATTCCAAAGGAGCCGTGGTTGTTGGTGTTCGTACACTGAGCGAGGGTGGTCGAGTTGGAGACTTTTCAAGGGAGCAG GTGGAGCTTTTCTGTGTAAATCATTTAATAAACTGCTCGTTGGAGTCAACTGAGGAATTCATTGCAATGGAGTTCCGATTTACTCTGAGGGACAATGGAATGCAAGCCGCTTTTCAGCTGCTTCACATGGTGCTTGAG CATAGTGTATGGTTGGAAGATGCATTTGATCGAGCACGGCAGCTATATCTTTCGTATTATAGATCAATTCCCAAAAGCTTGGAGCGTGCGACTGCTCATAAACTCATGACCGCAATGCTAAACGGTGATGAGCGCTTTATTGAGCCGACACCTAAGTCATTACAGAGCTTGAATCTAGAATCTGTGAAAGACGCGGTCATGAGTCATTTTGTTGGGGAAAATATGGAG GTAAGCATTGTGGGGGACTTCTCAGAGGAGGAAATTGAGCGTTGTGTCCTTGATTACCTTGGTACTGTTAAAGCTAGCCATGATTCTGCAAAACCACTAGGGTCTGAGCCTATTGTATTTCGCCAACCAACAGATGGCTTGCAATTTCAACAG GTATTCGTGAAGGATACTGATGAGAGAGCATGCGCATACATTGCGGGACCAGCGCCAAATCGTTGGGGCTTTACAGTTGACGGGGATGACCTTTTTCAGTCTGTTAGCAAGCATTCTGTTGCTCATG ATGGACTTTTGAAATCAGAGGACCAGTTGCTAGACGGAAGCGACAGAGAGTTGCAAAAAAAGCTTCGTTCCCACCCTCTTTTCTTTGGAATTTCAATGGGTCTACTGGCAGAAATTATAAACTCAAG GCTATTCACGACAGTAAGAGACTCTCTTGGACTGACATATGATGTGTCATTTGAGCTAAACCTATTTGATAGGTTGAATCTTGGGTGGTATGTGATATCTGTGACTTCCACTCCCGGCAAG GTGTTCAAAGCTGTTGATGCCTGCAAGAGCGTTCTTAGAGGTTTGCATAGCAATCAAATTGCTCCAAGGGAGTTGGATCGG GCAAAGCGAACTCTTCTTATGAGACACGAAGCTGAACTCAAGTCCAACGCCTATTGGCTTAATCTATTAGCTCACTTGCAGGCCTCCTCTGTTCCGAGGAAG GAACTGTCATGCATTAAAGAACTTACTTCCTTATACGAAGCTGCTTCAATCGAGGACATATACGTTGCTTATAATCAATTGAAAGTGGACGAGGACTCTTTGTACTCCTGCATCGGAATTGCTGGGGCTCAAGCTGGCGAAGACGTTACCG CTCTTTCAGAAGAGGAAGAACCAGAAGATTCTTTCTCAGGAGTTCTTCCAGTGGGACGAGGCTCGTCTATGACCACAAGACCAACAACCTGA